The following are from one region of the Hemitrygon akajei chromosome 31, sHemAka1.3, whole genome shotgun sequence genome:
- the LOC140719264 gene encoding uncharacterized protein isoform X1 produces the protein MHQSVHTGEMPFICSDCGKGFTQSSHLQTHQRVHTGEKPFTCSDCGKGFTRLSHLQAHQSVHTGEWPFLCLECGKGFTRSSDLLAHQSVHTGETPFSCSECGKGFTQSSQLKVHQRVHTGERPFICSDCGKGFTRSSHLQAHQTIHTGEKPFTCLDCGKGFTRSSDLLAHQSIHTGEAPFSCSYCGKGFTQSSQLKVHQRVHTGERPFICSDCGKGFTRSSHLLAHLRVHTGEKPFTCTDCGKAFTQSSQLKLHQRVHTGERPFTCTDCGKGFTQSSSLLAHQRVHTGDRPFTCSDCGKGFTRSSDLLTHQSVHTGERPFTCSDCGKGFTRSSHLQAHQSVHSGETPFTCCYCGKGFTQSSQLKLHQRVHTGERIFTCSECGKEFTRSSHLLAHQRVHTGEKPFTCLDCGKGFTQSSQLRVHQRVHTGERPFSCSDCGKEFTRLSHLQAHQRVHTGERPFTCSVCGKGFTQSSSLLAHQRVHTGERPFICSDCGKAFTQSSQLKVHQRVHTGERPFICFECGKRFTQSSSLLAHQRVHIGEKPFNY, from the coding sequence AtgcatcagtcagttcacactggggagatgccatttatctgctcagactgtggaaagggattcactcagtcatcccaccttcagacacatcaacgagttcacactggggagaagccgttcacctgctcagactgtgggaagggattcactcgattatCTCACCTACAGGCACACCAgtctgttcacactggggagtggccattcctCTGCttagagtgtgggaagggattcactcgatcgtctgacctactggcacaccagtcagtgcaCACTGGGGAGACACCGTTCagttgctcagaatgtgggaagggattcactcagtcatctcagctgaaggtacatcagcgagttcacactggggagagaccattcatctgctcagactgtgggaagggattcactcgatcatctcacCTGCAGGCACACCAGacaattcacactggggagaagccgtttacTTGcttagattgtgggaagggattcacacgatCATCTGATCTTTTGGCACACCAgtcaattcacactggggaggcaCCATTCAGCTGCTCatactgtggaaagggattcactcagtcatcgcaactgaaggtacatcagcgagttcacactggggagagaccattcatctgctcagactgtgggaagggattcactcggtcatctcaccttCTAGcacatctgcgagttcacactggggaaaaaccattcacctgcacagactgtgggaaggcattcactcagtcatctcaactgaagctacatcagcgggttcacactggggagagaccattcacctgcacagactgtgggaagggattcactcagtcatcttccctactggcacaccagagagttcacactggtgacaggccgttcacctgctcagactgtgggaaaggattcactcgatcatctgacctactgacacaccagtccgttcacactggagagaggccattcacatgctcagactgtgggaagggattcactcgatcatctcatctacaagcacaccagtcagttcacagtggggagacaCCGTTCACCTGCTGTTACTGTGGtaagggatttactcagtcatctcaactgaagctgcatcagagagttcacactggggagaggatattcacctgctcagaatgtgggaaagaattcactcggtcatctcacttactggcacatcagcgagttcacactggggagaaaccattcacctgcttagactgtgggaagggattcactcagtcatctcaactgagggtgcatcagcgagttcacactggggagaggccattcagctgctcagattgtgggaaggaattcactcggTTATCTCACCTacaggcacaccagcgagttcacactggggagagaccatttacctgctcagtctgtgggaagggatttacacAGTCATCTTCCCTACtggcacatcagcgagttcacactggggaaaggccattcatctgctcagactgtgggaaagcattcactcagtcatcgcaactgaaggtacatcagcgagttcacactggagagaggccattcatctgctttgagtgtgggaagcgattcactcagtcatcttccctattggcacaccagcgtgttcacattggggagaaaccgttcaactactga